In Balaenoptera acutorostrata chromosome 3, mBalAcu1.1, whole genome shotgun sequence, the genomic stretch CCCCAAAGAAGGATGTCTTTAACCTACCGATCTGTAGTTTTCCAAACTGCTAGACCATTGGCTACAGCCCAGGGGTCAGTAAAAAGATAAGTTGTATCAAGGGGAGTATTGGCCAGGGCTGTGAGAACAGCCTTGAGTTTTAACAGCAAATGGAACAAGCATGCCCATGTTTGGTTCTGCAGGGCTGACACTGAGGCTGAATAGTAGCAGAAGCTCAGCAGACACCATCAGGTGTAAGCTTAGCCAAACCATCAGTAAAGTAGACCTTAGCACTCAGGGTAATCTCTGTGAACCGAGGTCCCCACTGAACCAGCAGTTTTGCTTCAGGCAGCAGAACAAGAGGTAAAGTATTCCCAGAGGGAGGGCTGCCCCTTTTTCATGTAAAACCAAGATGTTACTGGAGCCGGTCAGCTGCACGCTGGAATACAGCATTTCCCTCTGACAGTGAGGCTGGTTTGGCCTCCCCATCCTGTTTGAGTCCAGCTGATTCACCCTGAAATGAAACTATCATGCCGGAGAGTCAAAAGGCTTCCATGAGTCAGTTCCAAGAACAGCCCAGTAGCAAGTTCCTAGCCGTTTACAAAAGGAGAGCCGCTACCAGGGGGCAAGAGGGCCCAGGAGTCCAAATATCCAAGGAGCACCTCAGATGGAAGATGCCTCTTTTTGCCAGACTCTAAATGCTTAGACCATTAGTCATAGAGACTTGTAGCTCAAAGGGGTCATTTGGGTTGTGGGGATCCAAAGGTACTAGTATTTCTCTACACACATCTCTTCCCGAACATGAGTGTCACCTCTGGCACTTACAAGCATTGATAGCACAGACATGTAAACATCAATACCCATTATGCATTCACCAGTGGAAGCTACAGCAGTACACTGAATAGGCCCAAACAGCTGCACCCAACAGGGTCACATAAATTTCCGTTCTCCACTGCAAAAATTGCCCAAACTCCACTAGTTGAATTCTGGTGCCCTTCCTCCCGCAGGAATGGGTAGGATAATGACTTGGGTAACTATATCCAACGGAGCCATGAAAGTTTGACTCTCTCCCCTCTGCGAAGCTCCCCAGCATACTAAGGCAGGATGCACTGAGTCTCACCTTTGATCATCTTCCTCCCTAATGAAACTGAAGCCAGGATAGAAGAGAAGGGAGCACAGAGGGAGAGAGCAGCTCTGAGCCCATTAGCAAGGTTTTGCATTCAGTTCACCTGAATAAATGTGGAGTGTTTCAGACCACCCAAAGGTCTCTATTGAATAATGTGCCCCTCACTGCTGTcaccatttatttctgttttgggggTTCCTTGGCTTAGCAGCCACAGCTACACTGTCTTTAGAGCCGTCCCATTACCCTAAGATCCCTTCTTCCACCTGCCCAGAGGAGCATGCCCAACCACTAAGGCACTGTGTAGGCAGCTTATTTCAATCATCTTTCTCACCGCTCAGCCTCTAATGATTAATTAACAAGTAGGATAGCAGAGGACCCTGGTTCCCCTAACCCACCCAATACTTGAGCAAGAGCATTTACTACTGGATACCAGGGTATGTCTCATCTCTGAATCTGGCCCGTGGGGCCATCATCCTTTCTCTTCTAGGAGACCACGTCTCTTCTTTGTCACATTCTCACCACCAAAactgtcaagaactgtgaagggtctgcaagctaacaagttagtTTGGCACAGTTTTGTGGGTactggcagaagacatgagatTCCAGGGTCAGACATAAAGGACTTAATTACTTACAGAAACAGtcaaagtaggggcttccctggtggtgcagtggttaagaatccacctgccaatgcaggggacacaggtttgagccctggaccgggaagatcccacatgccatggagcgactaagcccatgcgccacaactactgagcctgcgctctagagcctgcgagccacaactactgaagcctgcacacctagagcctgtgctctgcaacaagagaagccaccataatgagaagcctgtgcaccgcaacgaagagtagcccccactcactgcaactagagaaagcccacgcacagcaacgaagacccaacacagccaaaaaataattaattaattaattaaaaaagaaaaaaaaagaaatagtcaaagTACCATTTCTTGTTTTGGTTTCCAAGCTCCAATTGCCACAGGACAATGCAAAGAGGGCCAGGTGACACCTGTACATGCAGAGGGTCACATTACAGGAGAGGAACCCTGAGCACAGGGAACCCAAATCTTTTCTAGTGCCCATTGCTTCAGAAGGAGATGATCTTTATATTCCAAGGTTCTAAGCAAACCTGCCCTTTGTTCTGGAGGGAGACATCATCTCTTCTCTATCTTCTCTATCATACAAACATCCtagaaaaatattccagaaaaaagGCAGTCAGTATCTCTGTTCAGAAGACATACGGAAACATAAGCGACCTATAGAGAATTGTCTAATGCCCACTTGTAAACAGATAAAGTTATCAAATGATCTCCCCATTTGTTATTTACTGACAAATAGACCAGACCCTTGCATCAGTGGGTGAGGATATGCTTCTCTGATTACCTCTCAGTGGATCTGctcctatttctctttctgactcttcTCAAGATTCTCTGTACGGCTAAACTTATCTTCCATCTATCTCATAGGCCAGTGTTTCATAACAACCATTAAATACAACAGTGATTTAACGGATTTCAGCAGAGTGAGGATGAATTAAAGATTTCTGAGTAGAGGGCTAGGATAGATAATCCGGATACCCATCTAAACTAGTGATTCTTGACTTTTCCTGTCTTCAACTCACCAGAGATCCAGACATTAGAATCTACTTGTCAGTGGTtaagggggggaggagggatgtcAATGGAGGAAAGCCAAATTTAAGCATTAATTGAACAAATCCAGACTTAAATCCTCATATTCATTATTTTGCTTGAGATAGTGTGAATACTATAATTATGCCATAACCAGACATAACCATATCCAACTACTTTTAAGTACTTCAAaactaaataattatatattattcccaccctccctaatAGTGATGATATAAATTGATTCTCTAAAACTACCAGACTTTTATATATTACTTACTACCTCTGGACTAGAAAACACTTCAAAAGTCTAATCCATACAATTTGGGGCCAAAagtacttacattttttttttaaatagcaaaacatTCTGGGaggtatgttaaaaaaaatgtctaattttttaaattagagataCTTTTATGTTGAGAGACATGTTAAAATATACTTACTGCTTATCTGTCCACAGCAATCAATCCAGAAGTATAAATATTAGATCAACATTTAACCaacgaggaaaaaaaaatactgctacatcagctgatttttctctctttgaattTAATGAGTTTACATCAAAAAATTAGGtagtcattttacatttaaggaataaaaatctttttaaaaaaaaagcaatacaaagAGTGGGAGGATTTTAACcaagtttacatttctttttgctATAGTTTTTAACAATTCATCTCATCATATTACAATGTGCAAATGCATTTGCAGCACCCATTACAATCATGACACTAAATTTAAGGAAGTACATTGTTACTAATGGCCCTCAGAGGAAACTGATTTACCTTCTATTAAAAACTCTACAATATATAAGCATTACGTAATAATGCTACTTCACCACCATTTGTCACAAGAACCATCACCAAAGTTTTCTGGAAATGAGTCCACacacaaattaaatatttaaaaggtgaAATGTTCCTTATTTTAACTTCATCaagatctttctttttcattgttaagAAACACTTTAATAGTTTTAAAGTAAAAGCTGTTAAGAGTAGAGTCCAGATAGCTAAAACTGTACTCCTGAGTTCGAACTTACAGATAAGTCTTTTGTAAATAGTTCTCAATAAAatatcctccctccccagccccctgccccaaatcttgatttttttcttacaaaacttTGGTCAAGAGTAGAAATATATCCAGGCAGATATGTATGCCATATGATAGCAAGAACGGTAAAGCCCAACTAATGACTTTGGGTTTTAGAAATAGAAGGCAATTAAAATGTACTCAAAGTTACATTAAGAAAAGCTTTCACTGGGTAATATTGAAACAGTCACAAAGGTTAAGAAAATACTGATATCAAAGTACAAATGACTACAATGTTAAAATAGACAAAAACTACTATACAAGAggctcttttaaaattaaaaataaagaacacaacACATGAGTCAGGATTGTTTTCCTGTTCTACTCATAAATTTTAGTCTTTATATTCAGAGGGTTGGTTATGTTGACATCTAGTAGAGTTTCTTATGACATCTGATGAAGTCTCATTCCAACTTCAGACGGTGGCTCTTCCCTAAAGAACTTCTTGATTTCGGTCACATCTTGGTCACTATACAATTTCAAAGTAGTGCAGTATCGCCATGATGTGCTGAGGCATGAAGACATATCCTGTGTACAGTGCCATCCCCACGATGGAAACCAGCATGGAATCTGAGTTGTAGTTAAGGGAACttcatttaatttactttttctcaGTTTATCCAAAACTAAATCCCCAAATTTTTTCAACAATTGTTCTATGTGGAAGTACCCATTCATTTAATGCTTTCTCATACCTACCAAGTATTTATAAAGAACTAATAACTATAATTATAGCCACTAACCTTATCTATGCCTGACACCATTCTAAGTTTTTAAGCTCATTTTATCTTCACCATCACCTTACATGGTGCGTACTATTAttctataatattattatatttcaaaGCATCAGGCTGCTTAAAATGAAGCAGAGAAAGTGACTCTGTTCAatctaagaaacagaaatgtATAGGAATAAAATTGTACAGTATTTAATGACTGCAAAAGGTCTACAAGCTTGAACAATAAGAATGTCTGATCcaagaattttagaattatttaaacTAGAATGTGGCTAAGATATTGTCTTTAGAGCCAAAGATAAGATCAATCATATACTAGTGACATAAACTGATAATAGCTGCTactattaaacatttattattattattattattattattattattatcactaaaCTTTGCAACAACATCAAATAAAAGTCACCTTGATAAGCTAAACCATAAACATTCTGCACTGTGGTCCTTTCTCCGCATTCCAAAAGGAATGTAAACtgtatagggggcttccctggggcgcagtggttaagaatccgcctgccaatgcaggggacacgggttcgagccctggtccgggaagatcccacatgccgtggagcaactaagcctatgcgccacaactactgagcctgcgctctagagcctgcgagccgcaactactgaagcctgcgtgccacaactactgaagcccgtgcgcctagagcctgtgcttcgcaacgagaagccaccgcaatgagaagccctcgcactgcaaagaagagtagccctgctccccagaactaaagaaagcccgcgcgcagcaacaaaaacccaacgcagccaaaaataaataaaaataaaaataaaaaaatttataaaaaataaataaactgtatatATGCAAGTCAACAAGGAGCCCTCCTCTTGGGCCACACGAAATACTGCtaacaaaaaatatgtaaaacctGAGGGCTTTTTGCTTTGCAGAGTCATGCTAAGGGGAATAACTACTTCTGACCTGGGACTGtgttttatgcattcattcattcattcattcattcatattctgtctctcccctcctcccccacctcctgtcTTACATACCTTCAGCTCTACATACTAGTAGTTCTATAATACCTTACATTCCTTTATGAGACTATAGGGTTTAAATAAACAATGTGCTTACTACCAGCTAATATTTGTATAACAGTTTAGTTGACAAACCTCTTTTATGTATTATCTTGCTTGACCTTTACGGCTTTCCTGTGAAATGTTTATTCACTAGTACTCATCAGAGACTGACAAAACACTGAGgggacttgtccagggtcacacaagAAGCTGTCTTTAGAGCCACAGC encodes the following:
- the SPTSSA gene encoding serine palmitoyltransferase small subunit A codes for the protein MALARAWKQMSWFYYQYLLVTALYMLEPWERTVFNSMLVSIVGMALYTGYVFMPQHIMAILHYFEIV